The following proteins are co-located in the Blastopirellula marina genome:
- a CDS encoding ABC transporter ATP-binding protein has translation MSTAESDSHGNPRPLSSPEYAVQAVNVTKTYTNGYVGVNAVRGISVAIPCGQMVAIMGPSGSGKSTLLHMLGGLERPTSGQVFIDGSDIAKYSESKLTVLRRQKLGFVFQTFNLLSVLNTIENVALPLLLDGVDSGNAYSRAEESIREVGLDHRRNTLVNRLSGGERQRVAVARALTIQPTLILADEPTGNLDSVNGEQLMHLFCELVHSKGQTVVMVTHDANIAAYADRMIVIQDGRVAEDVTVKSHSPAIEEDHQDSTGNGSSFDV, from the coding sequence ATGTCAACCGCTGAATCTGATTCTCACGGTAATCCGAGACCGTTGTCGTCCCCTGAATATGCAGTTCAGGCCGTAAATGTGACAAAGACATACACCAATGGATATGTCGGCGTGAATGCAGTTCGGGGAATCTCAGTTGCAATCCCCTGTGGCCAGATGGTAGCGATAATGGGACCTAGCGGATCGGGGAAGAGTACGCTGCTACATATGCTTGGTGGCCTTGAGCGACCGACGAGCGGTCAAGTGTTTATTGATGGAAGTGACATTGCAAAGTACAGTGAATCGAAGTTGACTGTACTACGCCGGCAAAAACTCGGTTTTGTGTTTCAGACATTCAATTTGCTTTCGGTGCTCAATACAATTGAGAATGTCGCCCTTCCTTTATTGCTAGACGGAGTCGATTCTGGCAATGCTTATTCTCGAGCTGAGGAGTCGATAAGAGAGGTAGGCCTAGACCATCGACGGAACACGCTTGTGAATAGGCTTTCTGGTGGCGAGCGTCAGCGTGTCGCCGTTGCTAGGGCATTGACCATCCAACCGACACTCATCCTTGCCGATGAACCTACCGGCAACTTGGATTCCGTTAACGGTGAGCAGTTAATGCATCTTTTCTGCGAACTTGTTCACTCGAAAGGTCAGACGGTCGTGATGGTCACCCACGATGCAAACATCGCGGCCTACGCAGATCGAATGATAGTGATTCAAGATGGCCGAGTCGCGGAAGACGTTACAGTCAAATCGCACTCTCCCGCAATAGAAGAGGACCACCAGGATTCTACAGGGAATGGGTCGAGTTTCGATGTATAA